One window from the genome of Corvus moneduloides isolate bCorMon1 chromosome 9, bCorMon1.pri, whole genome shotgun sequence encodes:
- the SLC35A3 gene encoding UDP-N-acetylglucosamine transporter isoform X2 — protein MSANLKYLSLGILVFQTTSLVLTMRYSRTLKEEGPRYLSSTAVVIAELLKILACVLLVYKDSKCNLRTLNRVLHDEILNKPMETLKLAIPSGIYTLQNNLLYVALSNLDAATYQVTYQLKILTTALFSVSMLSKKLGVYQWLSLVILMTGVAFVQWPSDSQATPAKEHSAGSQFVGLIAVLIACFSSGFAGVYFEKILKETKQSVWIRNIQLGFFGSIFGLMGVYIYDGEQLSKNGFFQGYNKLTWVVVVLQALGGLVIAAVIKYADNILKGFATSLSIILSTLISYFWLQDFVPTSVFFFGAILVIAATFLYGYDPKPAGNPIKA, from the exons aTGTCTGCTAATTTAAAGTACCTTTCCTTGGGCATCCTGGTTTTTCAGACCACAAGTTTAGTGTTGACCATGCGCTATTCTCGGACACTGAAAGAAGAAGGACCTCGTTACTTATCCTCTACTGCAGTAGTTATTGCTGAACTTCTGAAGATTTTGGCCTGTGTTCTATTAGTCTACAAAGACAGCA AATGCAATTTACGGACTCTGAACAGAGTGCTACATGACGAGATCCTTAACAAACCCATGGAAACTCTTAAACTTGCTATTCCTTCAGGAATTTACACTCTTCAGAACAACTTGCTATATGTAGCATTGTCAAACCTAGATGCAGCCACATACCAG GTTACGTATCAACTGAAAATTCTCACCACAGCATTGTTTTCTGTGTCCATGTTGAGCAAGAAACTGGGTGTATACCAGTGGCTGTCACTGGTAATATTGATGACAGGAGTGGCATTTGTGCAG TGGCCTTCAGACTCTCAAGCAACACCTGCTAAGGAGCATTCAGCAGGATCACAGTTTGTAGGCCTGATTGCAGTTCTCATAGCGTGCTTTTCTAGTGGATTTGCTGGGgtttattttgagaaaattttaaaggaaactaAGCAGTCTGTGTGGATCAGAAACATTCAGCTTG GATTTTTTGGTAGCATATTTGGACTGATGGGTGTTTACATTTATGATGGAGAACAACTGTCAAAGAATGGATTTTTTCAAGGATACAATAAACTTACGTGGGTGGTGGTTGTTCTACAG GCACTTGGAGGGCTGGTGATTGCTGCTGTTATAAAATATGCAGACAACATTTTAAAGGGATTTGCAACTTCTCTCTCTATTATACTGTCAACACTGATCTCCTATTTCTGGCTGCAAGATTTTGTCCCTACAAG TGTCTTTTTCTTCGGAGCCATCCTTGTAATAGCAGCTACTTTCCTATATGGTTATGATCCCAAACCTGCAGGAAATCCCATTAAGGCATAG
- the SLC35A3 gene encoding UDP-N-acetylglucosamine transporter isoform X1: MSPARKMSKKLETKRKNKKEKSQEMSANLKYLSLGILVFQTTSLVLTMRYSRTLKEEGPRYLSSTAVVIAELLKILACVLLVYKDSKCNLRTLNRVLHDEILNKPMETLKLAIPSGIYTLQNNLLYVALSNLDAATYQVTYQLKILTTALFSVSMLSKKLGVYQWLSLVILMTGVAFVQWPSDSQATPAKEHSAGSQFVGLIAVLIACFSSGFAGVYFEKILKETKQSVWIRNIQLGFFGSIFGLMGVYIYDGEQLSKNGFFQGYNKLTWVVVVLQALGGLVIAAVIKYADNILKGFATSLSIILSTLISYFWLQDFVPTSVFFFGAILVIAATFLYGYDPKPAGNPIKA, translated from the exons ATGTCTCCAGCAAGAAAAATGAGTAAGAAACTGGAAaccaaaagaaagaacaag aaagaaaaaagtcaagaaaTGTCTGCTAATTTAAAGTACCTTTCCTTGGGCATCCTGGTTTTTCAGACCACAAGTTTAGTGTTGACCATGCGCTATTCTCGGACACTGAAAGAAGAAGGACCTCGTTACTTATCCTCTACTGCAGTAGTTATTGCTGAACTTCTGAAGATTTTGGCCTGTGTTCTATTAGTCTACAAAGACAGCA AATGCAATTTACGGACTCTGAACAGAGTGCTACATGACGAGATCCTTAACAAACCCATGGAAACTCTTAAACTTGCTATTCCTTCAGGAATTTACACTCTTCAGAACAACTTGCTATATGTAGCATTGTCAAACCTAGATGCAGCCACATACCAG GTTACGTATCAACTGAAAATTCTCACCACAGCATTGTTTTCTGTGTCCATGTTGAGCAAGAAACTGGGTGTATACCAGTGGCTGTCACTGGTAATATTGATGACAGGAGTGGCATTTGTGCAG TGGCCTTCAGACTCTCAAGCAACACCTGCTAAGGAGCATTCAGCAGGATCACAGTTTGTAGGCCTGATTGCAGTTCTCATAGCGTGCTTTTCTAGTGGATTTGCTGGGgtttattttgagaaaattttaaaggaaactaAGCAGTCTGTGTGGATCAGAAACATTCAGCTTG GATTTTTTGGTAGCATATTTGGACTGATGGGTGTTTACATTTATGATGGAGAACAACTGTCAAAGAATGGATTTTTTCAAGGATACAATAAACTTACGTGGGTGGTGGTTGTTCTACAG GCACTTGGAGGGCTGGTGATTGCTGCTGTTATAAAATATGCAGACAACATTTTAAAGGGATTTGCAACTTCTCTCTCTATTATACTGTCAACACTGATCTCCTATTTCTGGCTGCAAGATTTTGTCCCTACAAG TGTCTTTTTCTTCGGAGCCATCCTTGTAATAGCAGCTACTTTCCTATATGGTTATGATCCCAAACCTGCAGGAAATCCCATTAAGGCATAG